A region from the Longimicrobium sp. genome encodes:
- a CDS encoding phage holin family protein: protein MADRVQTTAPAPVARADDGRVPGGEPALGDLIRQLAQDSATLVRQEVALAKAEIRENVKTAGRNAAMVAVGGVLALLGVLVLVAFLVMLVGDALDEYWLGALIVGALFLIVGGILAKKALGNLKQESLAPEQTLETLKEDKQWLQSEMKSVRRDLA from the coding sequence ATGGCGGACCGAGTTCAGACCACGGCGCCCGCGCCGGTGGCGAGGGCCGATGACGGGCGAGTCCCCGGGGGCGAGCCCGCGCTCGGCGACCTCATCCGGCAACTGGCGCAGGACAGCGCGACGCTGGTCCGCCAGGAAGTCGCCCTCGCCAAGGCGGAGATCCGCGAGAACGTGAAGACGGCCGGGCGCAACGCCGCCATGGTGGCGGTGGGCGGCGTCCTGGCCCTGCTGGGCGTGCTGGTGCTGGTCGCCTTCCTGGTGATGCTGGTGGGCGACGCGCTCGACGAGTACTGGCTGGGCGCGCTGATCGTGGGCGCGCTCTTCCTGATCGTCGGCGGGATCCTGGCGAAGAAGGCGCTCGGCAACCTGAAGCAGGAGAGCCTGGCGCCCGAACAGACGCTCGAGACCCTCAAGGAGGACAAGCAATGGCTGCAGAGCGAGATGAAGTCGGTCCGTCGGGACCTGGCCTGA